A single genomic interval of Lathyrus oleraceus cultivar Zhongwan6 chromosome 7, CAAS_Psat_ZW6_1.0, whole genome shotgun sequence harbors:
- the LOC127107534 gene encoding ABC transporter F family member 1: protein MVSDASKKKAAQKKAAAAAKRGGKAAVAAASSKAADKVADKIADIRISDRTCTGVLCSHPLSRDIRIESLSVTFHGHDLIVDSELELNYGRRYGLLGLNGCGKSTLLTAIGCRELPIPEHMDIHHLSREIEASDMSALEAVIACDEERLKLEREAETLAAQDDGGGEALERVYERLDALDAATAEKRAAEILHGLGFDKQMQAKKTRDFSGGWRMRIALARALFMNPTVLLLDEPTNHLDLEACVWLEESLKKFERILVVISHSQDFLNGVCTNIIHMQSKKLKMYTGNYDQYVQTRGDLEENQMKQYKWEQEQIANMKEYIARFGHGSAKLARQAQSKEKTLAKMERGGLTEKVVRDQVLVFRFTDVGKLPPPVLQFSEVSFGYTEDNLIYKNIDFGVDLDSRVALVGPNGAGKSTLLKLMTGDLFPSDGMVKRHNHLRIAQYHQHLAEKLDLDMPALQFMMREYPGNEEEKMRAAIGRFGLTGKAQVMPMNHLSDGQKSRVIFAWLAWRQPQLLLLDEPTNHLDIETIDSLAEALNEWDGGLVLVSHDFRLINQVAKEIWVCADQKVTRWEGDIMDFKKHLKAKAGISD from the exons ATGGTTTCTGACGCTAGCAAGAAGAAAGCTGCACAGAAGAAAGCCGCCGCCGCAGCTAAGCGTGGTGGTAAGGCCGCAGTCGCCGCTGCTTCGTCTAAGGCCGCTGATAAGGTTGCTGACAAAATTGCCGATATTCGGATATCGGATCGGACGTGTACTGGCGTTCTCTGCTCTCATCCGCTTTCCAGAGATATTCGG ATAGAGTCCCTGTCTGTTACTTTCCATGGGCATGATCTCATAGTTGATTCTGAGTTGGAGCTGAATTATGGAAG ACGTTATGGTTTGCTTGGATTAAATGGATGTGGAAAGTCTACTCTTCTTACTGCAATCGGTTGCCGGGAACTTCCAATTCCTGAGCACATGGATATTCATCATCTTAGCAGGGAAATTGAAGCCTCTGACATGTCTGCTTTGGAGGCGGTCATAGCCTGTGATGAAGAAAGGTTGAAATTGGAAAGAGAGGCTGAAACTCTGGCAGCTCAG GATGACGGTGGCGGTGAAGCCCTTGAACGTGTTTATGAGCGACTGGATGCCCTAGATGCAGCTACTGCAGAAAAGCGTGCTGCTGAAATCTTGCATGGTCTTGGTTTTGACAAGCAGATGCAAGCAAAGAAGACTCGGGATTTTTCTGGGGGCTGGAGAATGAGAATTGCATTAGCACGAGCTTTGTTTATGAACCCTACTGTTCTTCTACTCGATGAACCTACTAATCATCTTG ATTTGGAAGCTTGTGTGTGGCTGGAGGAAAGTTTGAAGAAGTTTGAACGTATTTTGGTTGTGATATCACATTCCCAGGATTTCCTTAATGGTGTCTGCACAAATATTATCCACATGCAAAGTAAGAAACTGAAGATGTACACTGGTAATTATGATCAATATGTTCAGACACGAGGTGATTTGGAAGAGAACCAGATGAAGCAGTACAAGTGGGAACAGGAGCAAATTGCCAACATGAAGGAATATATTGCTCGGTTTGGTCATGGTTCAGCTAAATTAGCTCGTCAGGCTCAGAGTAAGGAAAAAACACTGGCAAAGATGGAACGAGGTGGACTTACTGAGAAGGTAGTTAGAGACCAAGTATTAGTATTTCGCTTTACTGATGTGGGAAAACTTCCCCCTCCCGTTCTCCAGTTTTCTGAAGTTAGTTTTGGATACACTGAAGATAATCTCATCTACAAAAACATTGACTTTGGGGTTGACTTAGACTCCAGGGTTGCTCTTGTTGGACCAAATGGTGCAGGGAAGAGTACACTACTGAAGCTGATGACAGGTGATTTGTTTCCTAGTGATGGCATGGTCAAGCGTCATAATCATCTTCGAATTGCTCAGTATCATCAGCACTTGGCTGAAAAGTTAGACTTGGACATGCCTGCCCTTCAGTTTATGATGAGAGAATACCCTGGAAACGAGGAAGAGAAGATGAGGGCAGCTATTGGGAGGTTTGGACTGACAGGTAAAGCCCAGGTGATGCCTATGAATCACTTGTCTGATGGGCAGAAGAGTAGAGTAATATTTGCGTGGTTAGCTTGGAGGCAGCCTCAGTTATTACTCTTGGATGAGCCAACTAATCATTTGGATATTGAGACAATTGACTCTCTTGCTGAGGCTTTGAATGAGTGGGATGGTGGCTTGGTTCTTGTTAGCCACGATTTTAGGCTCATAAATCAGGTGGCGAAAGAGATATGGGTGTGTGCTGATCAAAAAGTGACCAGATGGGAGGGTGACATTATGGATTTCAAGAAACATCTAAAGGCAAAGGCAGGTATTTCTGACTGA